The Fusarium graminearum PH-1 chromosome 2, whole genome shotgun sequence genome includes a region encoding these proteins:
- a CDS encoding nitrite reductase, with amino-acid sequence MTATIQKRIVVVGLGMVGIAFIEKLLKYDAKSKEYTITVVGEEPYLAYNRVGLTTFFEHRKVEELYMNPSEWYLESEASLNYHINTKATHIDTDNKLIECANGESYPYDILVLATGSEAILPRTLKGWDSNGVFVYRTIDDLNKLIKFSGDKQGTNGVVVGGGLLGLEAAKAMLDLECYNKIDLIERSPWVLSRQVDETAGKMVADQVQQLGVNINLGKGVSSLKTDENNNLTGVVFDDDSEVDCSTLCFAIGVKPRDDLARAANLEVGQRGGIVVNDDLRTSMPDIYAIGECASWRGMAYGLIGPGVAMAEVVAFNLTQAKLHSPQTFKTPDMSTKLKLLGVNVASFGDCFADRDGPITLPRKYAKNLVNGDAKSPKSVQALTYRDPFSNVYKKYIFTKDGKYLLGGMMIGDVCDYVKLLPMVKSQKELDVSPSELILGAKKGEEDSDDLDDDAQVCSCHNVTKGDIVKVIKDGTCKDIASIKKCTKAGTGCGGCVPLVTTIFNKTMASMGQEVTNYLCSHFSYSRADLFNIVMVKRLKSMNEVMREVGNDKNAVGCELCKPAVASIMASLWNRHVMDKTTHGLQDTNDRFLGNIQRDGTYSVVPRVSGGEITPDKLVVIGEVAQKYNLYTKITGGQRIDLFGAQKQDLLDIWGQLVAGGMESGHAYAKSLRTVKSCVGSTWCRFGLSDSVGLAVRLEERYKSIRAPHKIKGGVSGCVRECAEAQSKDFGLIATEKGWNIFVGGNGGANPRHAELLAKDVPPTDVVTILDRYLMFYMRTADKLQRTARWIENLPGGIKYLQEVILEDKLGINASLEAQMEELVDSFFDEWAEAIKTPAIANKFKQFANTSDTTRNMELEDDRGQKRPAFWPNDAAAKDDFQGLKDKWSMTAWEPIIESSYFDGADELPNGISATIKRGDTQLAIWRIKGVYYATQQMCPHKRAFILSDGLIGQEGHKTEQNGDKAGAAPWVSCPHHKRNFDLENGACKTDESMSIATFPTEARPDGMLYLKLPPVDELDSALGTKKWMVKKGEAGEAPLAKLDSKIKFVGIRGKKPYVKPTGQSKMTTKPMDLMMASNGCGGGAPEW; translated from the exons ATGACTGCAACGATACAAAAACGCATTGTCGTCGTTGGACTGGGCATGGTTGGCATTGCCTTTAT AGAGAAACTGCTCAAATACGATGCCAAGTCAAAAGAATACACAATAACAGTAGTCGGAGAGGAACCATATCTTGCCTACAATCGAGTAGGACTCACAACTTTCTTCGAGCACCGCAAAGTCGAAGAGTTATACATGAACCCATCAGAATGG TACCTAGAATCTGAAGCCTCATTAAATTACCATATCAATACAAAAGCCACACATATCGACACTGATAACAAGCTTATCGAATGTGCAAATGGCGAGAGTTACCCATACgacatccttgttctcgctACAGGCTCAGAAGCTATCCTCCCTCGCACGTTGAAAGGATGGGATAGCAATGGAGTCTTTGTATACCGTACAATCGATGACTTGAACAAGCTTATCAAGTTCTCTGGTGACAAGCAGGGCACCAATGGCGTTGTCGTGGGTGGTGGTCTGCTCGGTCTGGAAGCCGCCAAGGCTATGCTGGATCTCGAATGCTACAACAAAATCGATCTTATTGAGAGATCTCCCTGGGTTTTGAGCAGACAGGTCGACGAGACGGCCGGCAAGATGGTGGCAGATCAGGTTCAACAACTTGGTGTGAACATCAACTTGGGCAAGGGTGTGTCCAGTTTGAAGACAGACGAAAACAATAACCTTACTGGAgtcgtctttgatgatgactcgGAAGTTGATTGCTCGACGCTATGCTTTGCTATTGGTGTCAAGCCTAGAGATGACCTTGCAAGAGCAGCCAACCTTGAGGTTGGCCAACGAGGCGGTATTGTTGTCAACGACGACTTGAGGACAAGCATGCCAGACATCTACGCCATTGGAGAATGTGCTAGTTGGAGGGGCATGGCATACGGTCTCATCGGCCCTGGTGTTGCAATGGCCGAAGTCGTTGCCTTCAACCTTACCCAAGCCAAACTCCACAGCCCCCAAACCTTCAAGACTCCTGATATGAgcaccaagctcaagctgtTGGGAGTCAACGTCGCAAGTTTTGGTGACTGTTTCGCTGACCGCGATGGTCCCATTACCCTTCCTCGCAAATACGCAAAGAACCTGGTCAATGGAGACGCCAAGTCTCCCAAGTCTGTTCAGGCGCTCACATACAGAGATCCCTTCTCCAACGTCTACAAGAAATACATCTTTACCAAGGATGGAAAATATCTTCTCGGCGGTATGATGATTGGCGATGTTTGCGACTATGTTAAGCTTCTGCCCATGGTCAAGTCTCAAAAGGAACTTGACGTATCTCCCAGCGAGCTGATCCTTGGTGCTAAGAAGGGAGAGGAAGACtccgatgatcttgacgatgacgcTCAGGTGTGTTCATGCCACAACGTCACCAAAGGCGATATCGTTAAGGTTATCAAAGACGGCACGTGTAAGGATATTGCCAGTATCAAGAAATGCACAAAGGCCGGTACCGGTTGTGGCGGCTGCGTGCCtctcgtcaccaccatcttcaacaagaccatggcTTCGATGGGCCAAGAAGTTACAAACTATCTCTGTTCACACTTCAGCTACTCACGTGCCGACTTGTTCAACATTGTCATGGTCAAGCGCCTTAAGTCTATGAACGAGGTCATGCGTGAGGTTGGAAATGACAAGAACGCTGTTGGTTGTGAGTTGTGCAAGCCCGCAGTGGCCAGCATCATGGCTTCGCTGTGGAACAGACACGTTATGGACAAGACGACCCACGGTCTTCAGGACACAAACGACCGTTTCCTGGGTAACATCCAGCGTGATGGAACCTACTCTGTGGTGCCTCGTGTATCCGGTGGTGAAATCACTCCCGACAAACTTGTCGTCATAGGCGAGGTTGCTCAGAAGTATAACCTGTACACCAAGATCACAGGTGGACAGCGTATTGACTTGTTTGGTGCCCAGAAGCAGGATCTGCTGGACATCTGGGGTCAGCTTGTCGCTGGTGGTATGGAGTCTGGTCACGCTTATGCCAAGTCACTACGAACTGTCAAGAGTTGTGTAGGTTCTACATGGTGTCGATTCGGCCTCAGTGATAGTGTTGGTCTAGCTGTACGTCTGGAGGAGAGGTACAAGAGTATCCGAGCCCCTCACAAGATCAAAGGTGGTGTCAGTGGCTGTGTGCGCGAATGTGCTGAAGCTCAAAGCAAAGA TTTCGGTTTGATCGCTACAGAAAAGGGATGGAACATCTTCGTTGGTGGTAACGGTGGTGCAAACCCCCGCCATGCCGAGCTACTAGCCAAGGACGTGCCTCCAACTGATGTCGTTACTATCTTGGACCGCTATCTTATGTTCTACATGCGCACAGCCGATAAGCTCCAGCGAACAGCACGCTGGATCGAGAACCTCCCCGGAGGCATCAAGTACCTCCAGGAGGTCATCCTTGAggacaagcttggcattAATGCCTCACTTGAGGCTCAGATGGAAGAACTCGTTGATAGTTTCTTCGACGAGTGGGCCGAAGCCATCAAGACTCCTGCTATTGCGAACAAGTTCAAGCAGTTCGCCAACACAAGTGATACGACGCGCAAcatggagcttgaggatgacCGTGGTCAAAAGAGACCTGCCTTCTGGCCTAATGATGCTGCGGCAAAGGATGATTTCCAGGGCCTCAAGGATAAGTGGTCCATGACGGCTTGGGAGCCCATCATTGAATCATCATACTTTGACGGTGCTGACGAGTTGCCCAATGGTATCTCTGCCACCATCAAGCGTGGCGACACTCAACTCGCCATCTGGCGTATCAAGGGTGTCTACTACGCTACTCAACAAATGTGCCCTCACAAACGTGCATTCATCCTATCGGACGGTCTCATCGGTCAAGAAGGTCACAAAACCGAACAAAATGGCGACAAGGCAGGCGCTGCACCTTGGGTCTCATGTCCTCACCACAAGCGCAACTTCGACCTTGAAAACGGTGCTTGCAAAACAGACGAGTCCATGTCCATCGCTACATTCCCTACTGAGGCTCGCCCGGACGGCATGCTGTACCTCAAGCTTCCCCCAGTGGACGAGCTCGACAGCGCCCTAGGCACCAAGAAGTggatggtgaagaagggCGAGGCTGGTGAGGCACCGCTGGCTAAACTAGAtagcaagatcaagtttgTGGGTATTCGTGGTAAGAAGCCATATGTTAAGCCTACTGGCCAGTCCAAGATGACTACCAAGCCGATGGATCTCATGATGGCATCCAATGGATGTGGAGGTGGTGCACCGGAGTGGTAA
- a CDS encoding hexokinase-1 — protein sequence MSTFQKKLLAAIIKSLLRGKSLVQSLLAYWSSSLGHDTSSKPRVGNTPRRSIQEFLKEAETLFLDPIGQDSLQQLSRNLRKQLLQRLEADMECMLPSYSHQLPRGTEVGRFVALDVGGSTLRVALVELCGRMSNIGEESKIASMRNFRITPDIKALEGMAFFDWMAEKILETLSEELEQDGRSDGPLPMSMAWSFPIEQTSLAGGKLQGMGKGFCACDGLLGWDLGDIVRTACLNRGLNVELRAIVNDSSACLLSESYNHPTTRFGLILGTGVNLAAYLPVSAIGRVKFGQRPPQWFEKATHVIINSEISMMGRDILPLTRWDRQLLANHARPEFQPLEHMVSGIEFDHSVDYDGTLMMNRDTTSGLEEARKQFSSCHPAKHAPTTADMELLKQLAGFISKRSSALVATGVHAFWNLRIESQNNFVQTMSTESPERESAEADRDLAETTVAYNGGVIESYPGYLDSCQSYLDELVAGDKREKSGNRTIKLVSAKESSLMGAAVALASLEEVVEGPLGVVG from the exons ATGTCGACCTTTCAAAAGAAGCTCTTGgcagccatcatcaagagcCTCCTTCGAGGAAAATCACTAGTTCAGTCCCTCTTGGCTTACTGGAGTAGCTCGTTGGGTCATGATACATCCAGCAAACCTCGAGTTGGTAACACACCGCGCAGGTCTATCCAAGAATTTCTCAAAGAGGCTGAAACTCTGTTTCTTGACCCCATCGGCCAAGATAGTCTCCAGCAACTATCCCGCAACTTGCGGAAGCAACTCCTACAACGACTCGAAGCCGACATGGAATGTATGCTGCCGTCGTACAGTCACCAGTTGCCAAGAGGCACAGAAGTCGGACGTTTTGTAGCTTTGGACGTTGGCGGTTCGACCCTCAGAGTAGCATTGGTGGAACTTTGTGGCCGCATGTCCAATATCGGGGAGGAGTCTAAGATTGCCAGCATGCGCAACTTTCGCATCACTCCTGATATCAAGGCTTTAGAGGGAATGGCCTTCTTTGACTGGATGGCCGAGAAGATACTGGAAACTCTTTCAGAAGAGCTAGAGCAAGATGGTAGATCTGACGGGCCTCTGCCTATGTCCATGGCATGGAGTTTCCCCATCGA GCAAACATCACTGGCTGGTGGCAAGTTGCAAGGCATGGGCAAGGGCTTTTGTGCATGCGACGGCTTGTTAGGTTGGGACCTCGGAGATATTGTCCGAACAGCCTGTCTGAACCGCGGTCTCAACGTAGAGCTTCGAGCTATTGTCAATGATTCGAGTGCGTGCTTACTATCAGAGTCGTATAACCACCCCACAACACGATTCGGTCTCATCCTAGGCACCGGCGTCAACCTTGCTGCCTACCTTCCTGTATCCGCCATTGGACGGGTTAAATTTGGTCAGCGGCCTCCTCAATGGTTTGAGAAAGCGACGCACGTCATTATCAACAGTGAGATCAGCATGATGGGACGCGATATTTTGCCCTTGACGAGATGGGACCGGCAGTTGCTGGCAAACCACGCTCGGCCCGAGTTCCAGCCTCTAGAGCATATGGTCAGCGGCAT TGAGTTTGATCACTCCGTTGATTACGACGGGACACTAATGATGAACAGGGACACAACTTctggtcttgaagaagcacgCAAGCAGTTCTCTTCCTGCCACCCAGCAAAGCATGCTCCCACAACCGCCGATATGGAATTGCTCAAGCAACTAGCCGGTTTCATCTCCAAGCGTTCAAGCGCACTCGTCGCTACGGGAGTCCATGCCTTCTGGAACCTACGCATTGAAAGCCAAAACAACTTTGTCCAAACTATGTCAACAGAGTCTCCCGAGCGGGAAAGCGCAGAAGCAGATCGGGATCTGGCCGAGACAACGGTTGCCTACAATGGCGGTGTCATCGAGAGCTACCCAGGCTATCTCGACAGCTGCCAGTCATATCTGGACGAACTGGTCGCTGGcgacaagagagaaaagtccGGAAACCGAACGATAAAGCTTGTATCGGCAAAGGAGAGCTCGTTGATGGGAGCAGCTGTGGCGTTGGCTTCTTtggaggaggttgttgaggggCCATTGGGTGTGGTGGGCTAA